The Plectropomus leopardus isolate mb unplaced genomic scaffold, YSFRI_Pleo_2.0 unplaced_scaffold20134, whole genome shotgun sequence genomic sequence CCGGACATTTTTCACTAACTATCTTTTTAATAATATCGAATAATTactcctttattttatttttttttgcaatttatgcGACATTTCTTGCTGCGTTGCTCatggttttcaaaagaaaatccaacaatTTTCTGAGCTTTCAGAGTTTTAAAGGCGTccgaacgcagcacaagaaaacggatgtcgatccaggtgtttaagggttaaactaaCCGCCTCACGCTTCACGTTTACCGTACAGACACGAGAGTCGATCTTCTCCTCTGACTCTCAGTGAAAAGGTGAATAAGGTGAACAgaaagtgtgtgaaaagtgaGCAGGTGTGActcacaaacagcagcagcagcgccggAGTCACGATGATTCCCTGCAGGACACAAAGACACGATTACAGCTCGCAGCGAGGACTCGTTACTGCGCCGCACGCTCACACAAAACTCATCACATCTTACCAGGAAGCTGCCGAACGCCGAGTTAAAGATGGCAGCGGcctggaaacacacactcagagtcagtcaccatggcaacacacGCCTATTACTGTACAGTATCACACCATTTGTCAAAAAGTGGCGGATAATgacctgctaatgtgtgtgtgtgtgtgtgtgtgtgtgtgttacctcgTTGCCTCCGACAGCCTTGGTGAGAATAACAGCCGAAGAGACCGGAGGGGGCATGCAGCTCACCGTCTGTAACCTAGGCAACCACCGCGACcggatgaagaggaggatggaaaagaaagagaagttttgtcaatgtcttttattttattttttgtgattttttatttattcaacataaagacaag encodes the following:
- the LOC121965468 gene encoding sodium/bile acid cotransporter 7-like; the encoded protein is PLKPEITVAYVAVSLIFFNSGLSLKTEELTSALLHVRLHLFVQSFTLIFFPLVIWLLLRVLALTAIDQWLLRGLQTVSCMPPPVSSAVILTKAVGGNEAAAIFNSAFGSFLGIIVTPALLLLFVSHTCSLFTHFLFTLFTFSLRVRGEDRLSCLYGKREA